Part of the Varibaculum massiliense genome is shown below.
CTAGCGCCGAAGTGGGCAGGCGGACGCGGGAAGTAAAATCCTCCAGGGTTTTAAAGGAACCAGCTTCGCGGGCATGCAAGATGTTTTCTATCCATACCGGGCGCATCCCGCGGATCTCCGCTAGCCCCAGGTTTAGGGAGGTCAGCCCCTCCCCGGGAACGGAATCTTTCTGGGAGGTGTTCACGTCTGGGCGTAAGATTTTTATTCCGTGGCGGCGGGCGTCAGAGATTAACGATTGCGGGGAATAAAAACCCATCGGCTGGTTAGCAAGGATCGCGGCGTAAAAAACCGCGGGATAATAGGCTTTTAGCCAGGCGGAGGCATACACCAGGTAAGCGAAGGAAAAAGCGTGGGATTCTGGGAAACCAAATTCGGCGAAGCCAGACATCTGCGCCCAGATTTTTTCTTGTATCGGCAGCGGGATCTGGTTCTTTTCCATGCCCCGAAAAAACTCGGCGCGCAAATCAGCCAGGTGCTCCCCCGGGATTTTGCGTCCCATCGCCCGGCGCAGGTTATCTGATTGGGAACCGTTAAACCCGGCGGCGTCTTTGGCGATCCGCATTAGTTGTTCTTGAAAAAGCGGCACCCCTAAGGTGCGTTCCAGGGCGGGTTTTAGCAGCGGATGCAGGTAGGTGACTTTTTCACGCCCTAAGCGGCGCGCCAAATAGGGGTTTACGGCTTGCCCTTGGATCGGGCCGGGGCGAATCAATGCCACTTCGATTACCAGGTCATAGAAGCATTTAGGTTTCAGGCGCGGCAAAGTAGACATTTGGGCGCGGGACTCGACCTGGAAAACCCCGACGGTATCGGCTGCCTGTAATAGCTGGTAGACGCGGGGATCTTCCGGGGGTAAGTTATGTAGGCGCCAGGGCTCTCCGGAGGGTGATTTTTCGCCCCGTGCCTGCAAAGTTTCAAAAGCAGTGCGCAGCGCCCCCATCATCCCCAGGGAGAGTAAATCGATTTTCACTAACCCGGCTTCGGCGCAGCTATCTTTATCCCATTGCACCACGGTGCGCCCCGGCATATTCGCCCAGTTAATCGCGGACACTTCGGTAAGCGGCTTATCGGAAAGCACCATGCCCCCGCAGTGAATCCCCAGGTGACGCGGAAGTTTTTGTAGCTGTCCCGCTATTTTTCGTACGTTTTCCGGTAAAGAGTTCCCGTCTAGCCGCGCCCATTTCGCGGCGGTCTTGGCGTCATATCCGAGGGCGCGGGAGGCGTCTTTTAGCGCGGCTCGCGGGCGATAAGTAATCACATTAGCCACTTGAGCGGCATTTTCCCGGCCATATTTGTTATAGACGTGCTGCAGCACTTTTTCGCGTTGATTAGATTCGATATCTAGGTCTATATCGGGCAGATCTTTGCGGTCGGGGGTTAAAAAACGGTCGAATAGCATCTGGTGGCGCACCGCATCTACCGCGGTGATTCCCAGGCAGTAACAGACCGCCGAGTTGGCGGCGGAGCCGCGTCCTTGCACGTAAATACCGGAGGAAAAACAGTAGTCAACTATTTCTTTCACAATCAGGAAATACCCGGAGAATCCTTTTTGGAAAATCACTTTCAATTCTTGCCGAATTGTGTCTGCCGCTTTTTCCGGCACCGGATCCCCGTAGCGGCTACGCGCTCCCTGCCAGGAAAGCTGCTCTAGGTAGGAGTCGGCGCTATATCCGGGCGGCACCCGGGCTAAAGGCAGATGCGGCTCGGGGGTAGAAAAATCAAAAATCAGATCTTTTCCGATTGCGGCAGCATTTTCGAGGGCGTGGGGAATCTGCTGGTAGATACGGCGCAGTTGTTCTGGAGACCGCAACATGGCGTGGGAGGCGGGGAGGTGGTCTTGGACTTTATCTAGGGGCAGGCGGTGGCGGGTGGCAGTCATAACGTCTGCCAGGCGCTGACTGGCGGGGTCAGCGCAGCGGGCAGCGCTGGTGGCTACTAAGGGTAGCTTGGTTTTGCGCGCCAAGTGATCTAGTTGCGCCGCTAGACGCTCTTCCCCATCGAAACCAGCTAAGGCGGCCTCTACCACAACGTTTTCTGCCCCAAACATCTCTTTTAGTTGCTCAAGGAAGCGAGCTGCCGCCGCGATTCCGGAGCGGTAAAGTACGCGCCGCAGCGGTCCGGCGCGGGTGCCGGTTAATACTAGCCACTGCCCTTTCGCCCAGGAGGCTAGTGCGTCCAGATTTTGTCGGTCTGCCTCCCGCCTACCAGCAGCTAGATGATGGGCGCTGATCGCCCCAGTTAAAGCAGAATACCCCTGGTCAGATCGGCAAATCACCGGCAGATGGGTTTCGTTCTCTAAAGTAAATTCGCATCCCGGCAAAAAAGCGAGACCGGCTTTGCGAGCAGCGGCGCGCGCCTCCATCAACCCGTAAACTCCGTCATAATCAAGTAGCGCTAGGCCAGATAGCCCCAGCTTTTTCGCCCCGCGTACCATTTCGCGCGGCGAACACGCCCCCACTGCAAAGGAATATGCCGAATGGGCGTGCAACTCGATATAGCCGCTCATTTTTGCCCCTCCCAGGCATCTAACCACCAGGAGGATTTGCGGAACACCAGCAGTAAGGTTTCTTGCTCGCCGTAGACTCGCAGGAAAATTCGGGGACCTAGGTGATTGGGAACCCCGGGGCGCCACCACTGTCCATTTATCGGCCAAGGCCCCTCGGTTTTCTGCACCTCGATTTTCCGTCCGGCTACCTGCACCCATTTGACCGGGGATTTTAGCTGTCCGTCTCGTCCGGGCAGAATTTTCCGGCCGCGACTATCGATAATTCCCGCCGGTTTGGGGTGCATGAAAACTATTTCCGGTGCCACCCCGGTAAGCGCCCCGACTCTAGGGCGCGGCCGCTTTTGCCTCCCCCGCTCTTGCCAAGGTTTCAGTTCAATCACTGAACGCGGATCATATCCACTGGTTAATTGAGGTACCCGCACCCCGCATTTACCTAATAAAGAGCTGGCACTGCGGGCTGCCTGCTCGACTTCCTGGGGAGGATCGGCGTTCCTACCCCAAAGCGGGGTCATCGCCTGTCGGGCATCTACCGCCCGCAAGGGATGCAGCTCGATCTGGGAGACCGCCCCTAGGGCTTCGCTGCCGCTACCTCCAACCGTAACCGCTTCTAACTGGTATTTTATCCTCTCTACTAGGTCTTTGCTGCTAACCTCTACCCCCAGGTTCCAGCTGCGGCTAAGTAATTTCCCGTTTTCACAGCGGCAAATAAACTGCACCTGGGTGCACACCTGCCCGCTCGCGCGCAGGCGGGCATACATTTCCACCACTAACGCCCGGGCGGGCAGTAACAGCTGGGTAAGGGAGCTGGCGGGCGGGGTGAAGAATTGGTAGAGACCGGGTGAGGCGGGCGCGGTTTTCACCCGGGCAGCCTCCTCTAGGTTTTCCCCGCTCGCTAAGTCGTAACTAATCGCTCCCAGGGTGCCGAAACGACGGATTAATGCCGGGCGTCCCAGGGCGCACATTTGCCCCAAACTGGTGATTCCCAAATGGGTTAGGCTGTCTGTCATTTTTGTTAGGTAGTGGTCGGAGAAATCGAATCCGCTTATTTTTATCCCCGGACGTAAGAAAAATCCCAGGCTACTTAGGGGCTCTGCGCTAAGAAGAGGCTTTACCCCAGAATCAGAAACCAGTAGCTGTTCGCGGGCAGCTAGACACGCCGCCAAAGTACCCCGAGCAATCCCGATCTGCACCGCGAACCCTACCTGCGCTAACTGTTCGGTTAGTTCTGCGGCCAGGGCGGATTCTGCGTGGCGCTGACTGCGACTTAAAGCGGCGGTCACCAGCCCCGGAAACCAGCTCTTGGGGGCATATAGTTGCTGGGCTGCGACCTCGATAACCGGTTGAAACGCTAGTTCCGCCTCTGCCAGCGAGTAGGATTTTTCTTTCAGGGAGGGGCAGAGGACGCGCGCTTGCTTTAGTCGCATCTGCGGCCTTATTCCGGCGGCGCGTGCCGGAGCCGTGACTGCCTGCACCCGCCCGCCACTGCACAGCGCCACCGCTTCATCTAGGGGAAGTTTGGCGGCTTGGGCTGGCCACTCGGGGATATAGAGGGCTAGCAATCTATCGTTCATCGCGCCCTCCTCGCCTTAATCGGGATAGCTGAGAGAAAGCGAAACAGCAGGTACAAACTTAATAACGCCGGTAGCGTGGTTGCAGAGCGCAGAGTATCCATCAGGCACTCACCTTTATAGCGGTTGCTACCCCAGGGGAACTTGTAGCAGGCAGGGCGCTAGCTTCTAGGGAGATAGCGCCCGCCCAGGCCGGCGCAGACAAGATTACGCAGCCGGAGCGGCGTGCTTTCGCGGTTAAGATCCGTTGTTGCTGCGGGCCATAATCTACCATCCCGATAGCCAGGACTGCCGCGCAGGGGACGAAAAGTTGGGCGCATGCCAGGGCGCTGCCGCCGGTATAGGGAATGGTGATTACCCGCCTTAAGTCCAGGCCGATTTGCCAGGCACGCTGCCAGCCTAAATCCGGAAAGTCTAGGAACACTGCCCAGCCGCTCTCCCCCATTTTTTCGGCGGCCATCTCTAGCAGCCCAGCTCCGCCCGCTACTTTTTGATAAGCGCTAGCCAGCGGCTTTGGGATGCGAGACTGCATCCCCAAAACCTGGCGCGCCTTTTCCAGGCGCTGCAACTGAGCCAACTTATCGAACATACGTTCGATTATAGGGAGCCTCCCCCGATTTGTCACCCCTTTTTCCGGAATCAGTTTTGAGGTAGGAATGGGGTTATAAGTAAAGGGGAAAAGACATTTTAGGTGCGGACATTTCCCTTAAAAAAGGTCTGAGTGACTTCCGGTTGCAACTAGGGACAGCACCAGCACGTCGTCTTGCTTGTAGTAAATCAGCAACCAGTCTGGTTCAATATGACACTCTCGATATTTTACCCAGTTACCCGTTAGCGCATGGTCTCGACATTTTTCCGGTAAAGGAGTACCGCTTGCCAGAAGGTCAACGATCCTCTCTAGTTTTCCAAGGTCTTTTCCCCGCTTTTTAGCAATTTTCAGTTGTTTGCGAAACTGCGAGGAGTATTTAATGGCATAGTGCGCCATTAGTCGTCCTCACTAAGAGCGGCAGCAAATGCTTCACGGGCACTTGCATAGCCGGGAACGCGAGGATCTTTGGCAATCTGTTCCGCCTCTAACATGGCGGCAATCGTCTCCCTATTGGGGTTGCCTAGTTGAATCTGAAAAGGAATGGCACGCTCGCGGATAGCTTGCCGCACGAAAACGTTAAACGCGGTAGAAATATTCATTCCCATCTCGTTAAACAGCTGATCCGCCTCTTTTTTCAAGGCTGCATCCATACGAATACTGATATTTGCTGTAGCCACAAAAGACCTCCTTTTACGTACATAGTATGCTAGACGCACGAATAAATCAATACTTTTCATGACAGAAGTAGTATTTAGAAATTACAGATAAACCCGGTAGCGTCTTCACTACAACGACTGCACGTAAGATCCCAAGGACGGAAGGAACCACGGACACTTTCTGGGCAAGAAAATCTACCTTTGAGGGCGGGCGGGAGCCTAGAAATCTGCCCGCTTGGCACGGGTTTTATGCCGCTTAGTTCAGATTACTTGTACTACCGGCAATGAGGCTTTTAACTGTAAGTACCAGATACGCAAGCACTCGCGTTTTGCTGATTATCGCCGGTAAGTGCGAGAGGAAAGGAGTCGGAACGGAATGAAATTCACGCTCACGATTGATCCCACCGTAACCGAAACTATCGTGACGGTAACGGCGCGGGAGGTCGACGCTGAGGTGCAAGCGATCCAAAGGCTCGCCTCCGGTAGCCTAGATAGCTCCTCCTCCCCCGCAGTCGAGCGCCCGCTTCGCCGCCTCATCGGGACAAGCGGCAATGACGCCACGGTGCTGGAAGTGCGCTCGATACTCGCGTTCTTTACTAAAAAGAAAGTGGTGTATGCCCACACCAGTAACGGTGATTGGCGAATTAAAACCCGAATGTATGAACTCGAAGAATCTCTACCTGCAGGCGATTTCGTACGTATTTCGCAATCAGAAATCGTCAATATTGCCGCGATCAAAAAACTTGATCTTTCTTTCTCGGGAACGATCAGTGTGCAGCTAAAAGATGGCTCTCGCTATTACGTTTCCCGCCGGCAACTTCCAGCTTTTAAATCCAAACTCGGACTCTAACCCCCGCAGAAAACCTCTAACTCATACGAAAGGATAAAACCCATGAAAACTAAAAAAATAGTTGATCTCACCCTGGTAGGGGCTTGCATTGGAATCATTATCGGCACCAGTATTGAACTTATTTTCTCTTCTCTTTCCTCCTCTAGCTATTACCCTGGAGCTCCAGAATTCTTAAATACTTTTGGTAACGAAAACGTGGCAGTACTAATTGAGCGGCTTATTTATGCAGCCTACGGCATCATTGGTAGCTTCGCGGGGTTGCTTTACCGTAACGAAACCCGACCGCTTATCCTCAATACCGCCATGCATTTCGGGATCATACTTATCTGCGGGATTGCTGCTGGCAGCTACCTTAAATGGTGGGGCTCTAGCTTCGATATGATCGGAGTAATCATCACAATAGCGCTTATCTATCTGCTGATTTGGCTGTTTAATTGGTTAATGGCTCGCGCCGAAGTCAAAAAGATGAACCAAAAACTGCAATAAAGCCCTCCCGGATTCCCGTTTACTCAAATGGGTAAACGGGAAAATCTAAAGCAGAGAATATGGTTTTAGACGCCACTAAACCAGGCGGGGCTAGGCGGGGTATTCAATCTAGCGAGAAAACGATTAACGATTCTTAGCGGCTACTCGTTTTGTAGCTGCTCTATATATTGAGCCATTAGCTCACGGCGGAGATCAATGCGGCTTGTCATTTCTGCCATCAACTCACGCCATTCTTCCATTGAGGTCGGATTTTTGTTAGGCAACATTTTAGGTTTGTTTTCTTGGTCGAGCCATTCGTTGAGAAACAGCCTATCGCCGCTCTCTCTGCTTTTCTCAACTAAGGTATGAAATGGTGTTCCAACATCGCAATTCTTGCACATAAGTGGGTCTTCAAAATTGAAATAGTCAAAGTAATAACCCAAAGTTCGATCCCAATAATCTTCAGTACAGGTTGCCCGAGCGGAGTTAAATCCGTCGGGCACAATAATCAGATTCGCAGAAGTGTATGCAGATCGGATGAATTTTTGAAGTACCTCATCTCCCCAGAACTTTCGAAAGTTCTGTTTATCAGGTTCTTTTTCCATATCTTCGAGGAGAATCGGCGCATAGGTGTTATATCCACCAACACCGTCTTTTACTCTTTTTGGGAAAAAATTCCGCAATTCATCATTCTCATTAACGAAAAGGATTAACCCTTTTCGGAAAGTAGTAGCCACTGAACACATCCAATCACCTTGGACGATTATTGCTTGTTCAGCACTGGAATTTTTTTCTCCGCGCACTTTGGCATTTAAATCTCCTAAAAGATCATCCCATATATACCGATAGAAATCTCGGGCTCCCTTAGAAGAATCAGGATCCTTAACTTTCTTCCCGTCATTATCTTTCAGTACATCAATTTTGTACTCAAGCCACGTGCGGACGTGTTTCTCACTCGGTTCTTCAGAAAGTGTGGGGTCCAATAAAAAACATTTAAGGTCAAAAAATCGGTCATAACACCACCTTAATAGTCGGTATACAAATCCGGAAGATGTTTGCACTAATGCCCCCAGGGAGCCCCCGGACTTTAGAAATGTTCCCGAAGCTGCGCGACTACAATGACCCTCGACCGGGCGGCTAGGCGCGACCACAAGCAGCGCATTTATCGGTCTACCCGGGATAGAAGCTGCGATCTATTTGTTGGAAGCGTTCGGCTACTTTTTCGAGGTAGTCGCGGCCTTTCAGCTTGGCTAACCATTCAGCAGGGATCGCCTTTTCTCCGTAGGCGGCACCCGCAACTGTCCCGGTTAGGCCGGCGTAGGCGGCGCTGTCCCCTCCGAAACTGACGGCGGTTTCGATGGCTTCGCTAAAAGAATTGGTGTGCAAAAGTGAATAGAGGACGATTTCTAGGGTGTCCACCACGTCGCTAGCGGGATGCAAGTCTGCTGGCGTTAGCGCTAAGAAGTTGGGGCTCAAAATTCGTTTATGCATCGAAATGGCTTTTTGCCACTGCGAGTCATCATGCCGGTAATAGTGGAAAAGGATTTGTGAAGTTTTTCGATAGGCCTGCTCAATACTTTCACCAGCAAGAATAAACCGGAGGAATTCACAAAAGTAGAGGCAAGATAACTGGGAGACATCATTGGCGTGAGTTAATGACGCAGCCTCGCAGACTAAATCGGAGCCCCAATCGCAGATTATGCGCCGGTCAAGCCACAGACTCAGTACATGGAGCAGCAGAGGAAAAGTTCGCCGCAGCGCCTCGTTGTCGCGTACTCGAGTGTCTGCTGATTTCAGATCCGGCTGTACGCTCTGGAAACGCTCTGAGGCGGCTAATAATTTTTTTGCTACGTCTCTTGGGCTATATAACTCGCAATAGTCGCTGCTATTTCGGATAAAAGATTCCATCATGGCTGCTGCCCTGGCAGTATCTGCGTCCCAAGAACCGGTAGAAATACCTGCTGCTGACGCCCCGTAGGCCTCCCCTACTGCTGCCCCGAGCAGTATCGCCCGCGTCTGTTCTAGGGTGGGTGGAGAGGTTGTCGTCCAATCGGGATGGGCTAGGCTGTCGTAGCAGTCTCTGGCTTTGTCAACCTCGATTGTCTTTAGCGCCTTCGCCAGTGACCCAGGATCGTAAGGTCCCCAAAAATAGGGCGTGCAGGTTCTACTATCCGGAGACCGATAGCAAAGACTCCATTTGTCCAGATCGGGATGGTAGTGAAGGTTGCAATCTGCGCGCTCAATAATTTCGACCTGGCTAGCGTCACTTTTTGCTTTTTCGGCCACCCAAACATCAACTAGGGTTTGCGATCCCTGCAGCTTTATCTTTCGCTGCGGAAAACGGGGACGATACTCCGTTATCGCCACGTGCTGATTCAAAACTTCAATATCGATACAGTAGTGGTCTTGTTTTTCCGGAGGAATCCGGGTTTGCGCCCACCGTTTAATCTCCCTGAGGTCTGCAATCGGGATCCTGGTTGGGCGAAACCCGGTTCTATACCCCAAATCTTTCCAAAATTTTCGCCACCAAGATGGATACATACTCAAAATCCTAAAACCCGCCCCACCCAAAGCGGCGGGAAGTTTCCGGAATAGCTAAGTTTTTGCCGTCTTGACGCCACTAAACGCCTGAACCGTTAGCGCTGAAGACAGGCGACGAAAGAAGGCGATCATCAGTTTCTTACGGGGGAAAACCAGAGAAGTTCTCGCACGCACAATTCAATTGATACTACATTAACAAACCTCGCCAAGGGGACTTGAAATGCCTGCACCATTGCGAACTCCACCCATCTGCAAAGCTTATCGCGAGACAAGATCTTGAGGTTTCAAAGAATACCTTAATATCAGATATTCCAATTTGGGATACTTGCGTTGCGGCACGCAGAATTAATCGATGGGTGAAACTATCCGCACGATCGGTGAAGCTGTTCGAATCATACGAACAGGGTCTGAGATGACTCAGGAAACACTAGCTGCCAAGCTGGGTCAGCCCCAATCTCTTGTAAGCAAAATTGAAGCAGGCGAACGAAGCGTCAGTGTCGATGAGCTGTGGGCGCTAGCTCGCGCGCTAGATTGCGAAGTGGGCACGCTACTGAATCATATGACCGGACTCAACTCAATACTTGACAGGCTTGAGATCAGTGAATCCGAGTTCACGGAACTTGTAGACAGCAACCCTTCATTGCGTGGAATGGTGTTAGGCTACGCGGCGGAGGTAAA
Proteins encoded:
- a CDS encoding error-prone DNA polymerase; its protein translation is MSGYIELHAHSAYSFAVGACSPREMVRGAKKLGLSGLALLDYDGVYGLMEARAAARKAGLAFLPGCEFTLENETHLPVICRSDQGYSALTGAISAHHLAAGRREADRQNLDALASWAKGQWLVLTGTRAGPLRRVLYRSGIAAAARFLEQLKEMFGAENVVVEAALAGFDGEERLAAQLDHLARKTKLPLVATSAARCADPASQRLADVMTATRHRLPLDKVQDHLPASHAMLRSPEQLRRIYQQIPHALENAAAIGKDLIFDFSTPEPHLPLARVPPGYSADSYLEQLSWQGARSRYGDPVPEKAADTIRQELKVIFQKGFSGYFLIVKEIVDYCFSSGIYVQGRGSAANSAVCYCLGITAVDAVRHQMLFDRFLTPDRKDLPDIDLDIESNQREKVLQHVYNKYGRENAAQVANVITYRPRAALKDASRALGYDAKTAAKWARLDGNSLPENVRKIAGQLQKLPRHLGIHCGGMVLSDKPLTEVSAINWANMPGRTVVQWDKDSCAEAGLVKIDLLSLGMMGALRTAFETLQARGEKSPSGEPWRLHNLPPEDPRVYQLLQAADTVGVFQVESRAQMSTLPRLKPKCFYDLVIEVALIRPGPIQGQAVNPYLARRLGREKVTYLHPLLKPALERTLGVPLFQEQLMRIAKDAAGFNGSQSDNLRRAMGRKIPGEHLADLRAEFFRGMEKNQIPLPIQEKIWAQMSGFAEFGFPESHAFSFAYLVYASAWLKAYYPAVFYAAILANQPMGFYSPQSLISDARRHGIKILRPDVNTSQKDSVPGEGLTSLNLGLAEIRGMRPVWIENILHAREAGSFKTLEDFTSRVRLPTSALELLAGSGALSSLGITRREGLWRAPLLSSSQNHFYQPELPGLALSEATPNFAPLATGEQVKWDSSALGISLWGYPTKLVRPDLTRRGILPAAQLRPALAGKRIRCAGLVTHRQRPHTAKGVVFLSLEDETGLVNVICQVGCWQRYRRLALSQNALIVRGVLQAKDGALALLADKIEPLNLPVESKSRDFR
- a CDS encoding Y-family DNA polymerase, giving the protein MNDRLLALYIPEWPAQAAKLPLDEAVALCSGGRVQAVTAPARAAGIRPQMRLKQARVLCPSLKEKSYSLAEAELAFQPVIEVAAQQLYAPKSWFPGLVTAALSRSQRHAESALAAELTEQLAQVGFAVQIGIARGTLAACLAAREQLLVSDSGVKPLLSAEPLSSLGFFLRPGIKISGFDFSDHYLTKMTDSLTHLGITSLGQMCALGRPALIRRFGTLGAISYDLASGENLEEAARVKTAPASPGLYQFFTPPASSLTQLLLPARALVVEMYARLRASGQVCTQVQFICRCENGKLLSRSWNLGVEVSSKDLVERIKYQLEAVTVGGSGSEALGAVSQIELHPLRAVDARQAMTPLWGRNADPPQEVEQAARSASSLLGKCGVRVPQLTSGYDPRSVIELKPWQERGRQKRPRPRVGALTGVAPEIVFMHPKPAGIIDSRGRKILPGRDGQLKSPVKWVQVAGRKIEVQKTEGPWPINGQWWRPGVPNHLGPRIFLRVYGEQETLLLVFRKSSWWLDAWEGQK
- a CDS encoding type II toxin-antitoxin system YafQ family toxin codes for the protein MAHYAIKYSSQFRKQLKIAKKRGKDLGKLERIVDLLASGTPLPEKCRDHALTGNWVKYRECHIEPDWLLIYYKQDDVLVLSLVATGSHSDLF
- a CDS encoding type II toxin-antitoxin system RelB/DinJ family antitoxin; translated protein: MATANISIRMDAALKKEADQLFNEMGMNISTAFNVFVRQAIRERAIPFQIQLGNPNRETIAAMLEAEQIAKDPRVPGYASAREAFAAALSEDD
- a CDS encoding LytTR family DNA-binding domain-containing protein; its protein translation is MKFTLTIDPTVTETIVTVTAREVDAEVQAIQRLASGSLDSSSSPAVERPLRRLIGTSGNDATVLEVRSILAFFTKKKVVYAHTSNGDWRIKTRMYELEESLPAGDFVRISQSEIVNIAAIKKLDLSFSGTISVQLKDGSRYYVSRRQLPAFKSKLGL
- a CDS encoding DUF3021 domain-containing protein, translated to MKTKKIVDLTLVGACIGIIIGTSIELIFSSLSSSSYYPGAPEFLNTFGNENVAVLIERLIYAAYGIIGSFAGLLYRNETRPLILNTAMHFGIILICGIAAGSYLKWWGSSFDMIGVIITIALIYLLIWLFNWLMARAEVKKMNQKLQ
- a CDS encoding ADP-ribosylglycohydrolase family protein, with product MYPSWWRKFWKDLGYRTGFRPTRIPIADLREIKRWAQTRIPPEKQDHYCIDIEVLNQHVAITEYRPRFPQRKIKLQGSQTLVDVWVAEKAKSDASQVEIIERADCNLHYHPDLDKWSLCYRSPDSRTCTPYFWGPYDPGSLAKALKTIEVDKARDCYDSLAHPDWTTTSPPTLEQTRAILLGAAVGEAYGASAAGISTGSWDADTARAAAMMESFIRNSSDYCELYSPRDVAKKLLAASERFQSVQPDLKSADTRVRDNEALRRTFPLLLHVLSLWLDRRIICDWGSDLVCEAASLTHANDVSQLSCLYFCEFLRFILAGESIEQAYRKTSQILFHYYRHDDSQWQKAISMHKRILSPNFLALTPADLHPASDVVDTLEIVLYSLLHTNSFSEAIETAVSFGGDSAAYAGLTGTVAGAAYGEKAIPAEWLAKLKGRDYLEKVAERFQQIDRSFYPG